From Streptomyces fungicidicus, one genomic window encodes:
- a CDS encoding DUF485 domain-containing protein, which yields MAAEAPPPSKEQHKLPTPEEFTEVQESAEFGELRRSHRSFAFPLTIAFVVWYLLYVLLSNYAGGFMGTKLFGNINVALVFGLLQFVTTFLIAWWYSRHAAAQLDPKAEAIKTRMEGGA from the coding sequence GTGGCCGCCGAAGCACCGCCCCCCTCGAAGGAACAACACAAACTCCCCACCCCCGAGGAGTTCACCGAGGTGCAGGAGAGCGCTGAGTTCGGTGAACTGCGCCGCTCCCACCGCTCCTTCGCCTTCCCGCTGACCATCGCCTTCGTCGTCTGGTACCTGCTGTACGTCCTGCTCTCCAACTACGCGGGCGGCTTCATGGGCACCAAGCTGTTCGGCAACATCAACGTCGCCCTGGTCTTCGGCCTGTTGCAGTTCGTCACCACGTTCCTCATCGCGTGGTGGTACTCCCGGCACGCCGCCGCCCAGCTCGACCCCAAGGCCGAGGCCATCAAGACCCGTATGGAGGGCGGCGCATGA
- the tyrS gene encoding tyrosine--tRNA ligase has protein sequence MTDIVDELKWRGLFAQSTDEDALRKVLADGPVTFYCGFDPTAPSLHVGHLVQVLTLRRLQQAGHRPLALVGGATGQIGDPRPTAERTLNAPETVAGWVERLRGQIEPFLTFEGENAATMVNNLDWTQNLSAIEFLRDIGKHFRVNKMLTKDSVARRLESSEGISYTEFSYQLLQAMDFLQLYRRYGCVLQQGGSDQWGNLTAGLDLIHRLEPEASVHAYATPLMTKADGTKFGKTEGGAVWLDPEMTTPYAFYQFWLNVDDRDISGYMRILSFRSRAELEELEKQTAERPQARAAQRALAEELTTLVHGAGQTAAVIAASKALFGQGELGELDDRTLAAALSEVPHVRVSELGPVVDLFAEVGLVPSKSAARRTVKEGGAYVNNVKVTAEDAVPATEDLLHGRWLVLRRGKKNLAAVEVTAG, from the coding sequence GTGACGGACATCGTCGACGAGCTGAAGTGGCGCGGGCTGTTCGCCCAGTCCACCGACGAGGACGCTTTGCGCAAGGTGCTCGCGGACGGTCCCGTCACGTTCTATTGCGGCTTCGACCCGACGGCGCCGTCCCTGCACGTGGGGCATCTGGTGCAGGTGCTCACGCTGCGCCGGCTCCAGCAGGCCGGTCACCGGCCGCTGGCGCTGGTCGGCGGGGCGACGGGCCAGATCGGTGACCCGCGCCCGACCGCGGAGCGCACCCTGAACGCGCCGGAGACCGTCGCGGGCTGGGTCGAGCGGCTGCGTGGTCAGATCGAGCCGTTCCTGACCTTCGAGGGTGAGAACGCGGCCACGATGGTCAACAACCTCGACTGGACGCAGAACCTCTCCGCGATCGAGTTCCTGCGGGACATCGGCAAGCACTTCCGCGTCAACAAGATGCTGACCAAGGACTCGGTCGCCCGGCGGCTGGAGTCCTCCGAGGGCATCAGCTACACGGAGTTCAGCTACCAGCTGCTGCAGGCGATGGACTTCCTCCAGCTGTACCGGAGGTACGGCTGCGTCCTCCAGCAGGGCGGCAGCGACCAGTGGGGCAACCTCACGGCCGGCCTGGACCTGATCCACAGGCTGGAGCCGGAGGCCTCCGTCCACGCCTACGCCACTCCGCTGATGACGAAGGCGGACGGCACCAAGTTCGGCAAGACCGAGGGCGGGGCGGTCTGGCTCGACCCGGAGATGACGACGCCGTACGCGTTCTACCAGTTCTGGCTGAACGTGGACGACCGGGACATCTCCGGCTACATGCGGATCCTGTCGTTCAGGTCCCGTGCGGAGCTGGAGGAGCTGGAGAAGCAGACGGCGGAGCGGCCGCAGGCCCGCGCAGCGCAGCGCGCGCTGGCGGAGGAGCTGACGACGCTGGTGCACGGCGCCGGCCAGACGGCCGCCGTGATCGCCGCGTCCAAGGCCCTCTTCGGGCAGGGCGAGCTGGGTGAGCTGGACGACCGCACGCTGGCCGCGGCGCTCTCCGAGGTGCCGCACGTCCGGGTGAGCGAGCTCGGCCCGGTGGTCGACCTGTTCGCCGAGGTCGGCCTGGTGCCGAGCAAGTCCGCCGCGCGGCGCACGGTGAAGGAGGGCGGCGCCTACGTGAACAACGTCAAGGTCACCGCCGAGGACGCCGTCCCCGCCACGGAGGACCTGCTGCACGGGCGCTGGCTGGTGCTGCGCCGCGGGAAGAAGAACCTGGCCGCGGTCGAGGTCACGGCCGGCTGA
- a CDS encoding DUF3099 domain-containing protein produces MRKQHGGGSVQVFRITGARTGLQDDVRARQRRYVISMAVRTISVILAATLWNVERHVAIVALVLGAVLPYVAVVIANAGRENAPSLPSTFVTTPMKPMIAPARTNDGSAESDAEDVASQAAPGARTERPERS; encoded by the coding sequence ATGCGGAAGCAGCATGGCGGCGGCAGCGTCCAGGTGTTCCGGATCACCGGCGCGCGGACGGGTCTGCAGGATGACGTACGGGCGCGGCAGCGCCGGTATGTGATCTCGATGGCCGTCCGCACGATCTCGGTCATCCTCGCGGCGACGCTGTGGAACGTGGAGCGGCATGTCGCGATCGTGGCGCTGGTGCTCGGCGCCGTGCTGCCGTACGTCGCGGTGGTGATCGCCAACGCCGGGCGCGAGAACGCGCCGTCACTGCCGTCGACCTTCGTGACGACGCCGATGAAGCCGATGATCGCGCCGGCGCGGACGAATGACGGCTCCGCGGAATCCGATGCGGAAGATGTGGCGTCACAGGCGGCGCCGGGCGCACGAACGGAGCGGCCCGAGCGGTCGTGA
- the moaA gene encoding GTP 3',8-cyclase MoaA produces the protein MLIDTYGRVATDLRVSLTDRCNLRCTYCMPEEGLQWLAKPDLLTDDEIVRLVGIAVTSFGIEEVRFTGGEPLLRPGLVGIVERVAALDPRPQMSLTTNGIGLRRTAAALKAAGLDRVNVSLDTLRPDVFKTLTRRNRHQDVLDGLSAAREAGLTPVKVNSVLMPGLNDDEAPDLLAWAVEQDYELRFIEQMPLDAQHGWKRDGMITAGDILTSLRTRFELTPEGDEARGSAPAERWLVDGGPHRVGVIASVTRPFCAACDRTRLTADGQVRTCLFATEETDLRAALRSGAPDEEIARLWRLAMWGKKAGAGLDDPTFVQPDRPMSAIGG, from the coding sequence GTGCTCATCGACACCTACGGCCGAGTGGCCACCGACCTGAGAGTCTCACTGACCGACCGGTGCAATCTGCGCTGCACCTACTGCATGCCCGAGGAAGGGCTGCAGTGGCTGGCCAAGCCCGACCTGCTCACCGACGACGAGATCGTCCGCCTCGTCGGCATCGCCGTCACCTCTTTCGGCATCGAGGAGGTCCGCTTCACCGGCGGCGAGCCGCTGCTCCGCCCCGGACTGGTCGGCATCGTGGAGCGCGTCGCCGCCCTGGACCCCCGCCCGCAGATGTCCCTCACCACCAACGGCATCGGCCTGCGGCGCACCGCGGCCGCGCTGAAGGCGGCGGGCCTGGACCGGGTCAACGTCTCCCTCGACACGCTCCGCCCGGACGTCTTCAAGACCCTCACCCGCCGCAACCGCCACCAGGACGTCCTCGACGGCCTGTCCGCGGCCCGCGAGGCCGGTCTGACGCCCGTGAAGGTCAACTCGGTCCTGATGCCGGGGCTCAACGACGACGAGGCCCCCGACCTGCTCGCCTGGGCCGTGGAGCAGGACTACGAGCTGCGTTTCATCGAGCAGATGCCGCTGGACGCCCAGCACGGCTGGAAGCGCGACGGCATGATCACCGCGGGGGACATCCTCACCTCCCTGCGCACCCGCTTCGAACTGACCCCCGAGGGCGACGAGGCCCGCGGCTCCGCACCGGCCGAGCGCTGGCTGGTCGACGGCGGCCCGCACCGCGTCGGCGTCATCGCCTCCGTCACCCGCCCCTTCTGCGCCGCCTGCGACCGCACCCGCCTGACGGCCGACGGACAGGTGCGCACCTGCCTGTTCGCCACCGAGGAGACCGACCTCCGCGCGGCGCTGCGCTCCGGCGCCCCCGACGAGGAGATCGCCCGCCTCTGGAGGCTCGCCATGTGGGGCAAGAAGGCCGGAGCGGGCCTGGACGACCCGACCTTCGTCCAGCCGGACCGCCCGATGTCCGCCATCGGCGGCTGA
- a CDS encoding solute symporter family protein, which produces MSPAITHVTLAANEASEHRTLIITLFALFVVATLGITVWAGRQTKDAADFYAGGRQFSAFQNGLAVSGDYMSAASFLGIAGAIALFGYDGFLYSIGFLVAWLVALLLVAEPLRNSGRYTMGDVLAYRMRQRPVRTAAGTSTIVVSIFYLLAQMAGAGVLVSLLLGITSDAGKILIVALVGVLMIVYVSIGGMKGTTWVQMVKAVLLIGGTLLITFLVLLKFNFNISDLLGSAAENSGKGEAFLEPGLQYGADGTTKLDFISLGIALVLGTAGLPHILIRFYTVPNAKAARKSVNWAIGIIGGFYLMTIALGFGAAALISQDEIIASNPSGNTAAPLLALHLGGVESAWGAILLATISAVAFATILAVVAGLTLASSSSFAHDIYANVIRKGKATEKEEMRAARWATVLIGIVSIGLGALARDLNVAGLVALAFAVAASANLPTILYSLFWKRFTTQGALWSIYGGLVVAVGLVLFSPVVSGDPKAMFPDVDFAWFPLKNPGIISIPFGFLMGWLGTVLSKEEPDAKKYAELEVRSLTGTGAH; this is translated from the coding sequence ATGAGCCCCGCGATCACCCATGTCACCCTCGCCGCGAACGAGGCGAGCGAACACCGCACGCTGATCATCACGCTGTTCGCGCTGTTCGTCGTCGCGACCCTCGGCATCACCGTCTGGGCGGGCCGGCAGACCAAGGACGCCGCCGACTTTTACGCGGGCGGACGGCAGTTCAGCGCCTTCCAGAACGGACTCGCGGTCTCCGGCGACTACATGTCGGCCGCGTCCTTCCTCGGCATCGCGGGCGCCATCGCCCTCTTCGGCTACGACGGCTTCCTGTACTCCATCGGCTTCCTGGTCGCCTGGCTGGTCGCCCTCCTCCTGGTCGCCGAGCCGCTGCGCAACTCCGGGCGCTACACGATGGGCGACGTCCTCGCCTACCGCATGCGCCAGCGCCCGGTGCGCACCGCCGCCGGCACCTCCACCATCGTGGTGTCGATCTTCTACCTGCTGGCCCAGATGGCGGGCGCCGGCGTCCTGGTCTCGCTGCTGCTCGGCATCACCTCCGACGCCGGAAAGATCCTCATCGTCGCCCTCGTCGGCGTCCTGATGATCGTGTACGTCTCCATCGGCGGCATGAAGGGCACCACCTGGGTCCAGATGGTCAAGGCCGTGCTGCTCATCGGCGGCACGCTCCTCATCACCTTCCTGGTCCTGCTGAAGTTCAACTTCAACATCTCCGACCTGCTGGGCAGCGCCGCCGAGAACAGCGGCAAGGGCGAGGCCTTCCTCGAGCCCGGCCTGCAGTACGGCGCCGACGGCACCACCAAGCTGGACTTCATCTCCCTCGGCATCGCCCTGGTGCTCGGCACCGCCGGTCTGCCGCACATCCTGATCCGCTTCTACACGGTGCCCAACGCCAAGGCCGCCCGTAAGTCCGTGAACTGGGCCATCGGCATCATCGGCGGCTTCTACCTGATGACCATCGCCCTCGGCTTCGGCGCCGCGGCACTGATCTCCCAGGACGAGATCATCGCGTCCAACCCGTCGGGCAACACGGCGGCCCCGCTGCTCGCCCTGCACCTGGGCGGCGTCGAATCGGCCTGGGGCGCGATCCTGCTCGCCACCATCTCGGCGGTCGCCTTCGCGACCATCCTCGCCGTGGTCGCCGGACTCACCCTGGCCTCGTCGTCGTCCTTCGCGCACGACATCTACGCCAACGTCATCCGCAAGGGGAAGGCGACCGAGAAGGAGGAGATGAGGGCGGCCCGCTGGGCGACGGTCCTCATCGGCATCGTCTCCATCGGGCTCGGCGCCCTCGCCCGCGACCTGAACGTGGCCGGCCTGGTCGCGCTGGCCTTCGCGGTCGCCGCGTCCGCCAACCTGCCGACCATCCTCTACAGCCTGTTCTGGAAGCGGTTCACCACCCAGGGCGCCCTGTGGTCGATCTACGGCGGTCTCGTCGTCGCCGTCGGCCTGGTGCTCTTCTCGCCCGTGGTCTCCGGCGACCCCAAGGCGATGTTCCCGGACGTCGACTTCGCCTGGTTCCCGCTGAAGAACCCGGGCATCATCTCCATCCCGTTCGGCTTCCTGATGGGCTGGCTCGGCACCGTCCTGTCGAAGGAGGAGCCGGACGCCAAGAAGTACGCGGAGCTGGAGGTCCGGTCCCTGACCGGCACCGGCGCCCACTGA
- a CDS encoding S8 family peptidase has protein sequence MTASLPRHRRALVIPAGMAMATALAFLPNTAATAAPADAAPAAVSADASSLSYVVNVKGGHATSAYVKKAIAKAGGTVVTSYDKIGVIVVHSSNADFAKTIRTVRGVQSAGATRNAPLPSAVTADMGAPKALSAAEIARAESAAAADQDPLQGLQWDLPAIKADKAHEKSLGSSKVTVAVIDTGVDDTHPDIAPNFDRAASVNCVTGKPDTSDGAWRPGAQESPHGTHVAGEIAAAKNGVGMTGVAPGVKVSGIKVSNPDGYFYTEAVVCGFMWAAEHGVDVTNNSYYTDPWYFNCKNDPDQTALLEAVTRATRYAERKGAVNVAAAGNENYDLAADEITDPVSPNDGTPSDRVIDPTECLDIPTQLPGVVTVAATGAKGLKSSFSNYGRGVIDIAAPGGDSTRYQTPEPPATSGLILGTLPGGSWGYMAGTSMASPHVAGVAALIKSTHPKASPALVKAMLYAQADATACTDPYDIDGDGKVDAVCEGPKNRNGFYGWGTADALDAVTR, from the coding sequence ATGACAGCGTCCCTCCCGCGTCACCGCCGCGCGCTCGTCATCCCGGCCGGGATGGCCATGGCGACGGCGCTGGCGTTCCTGCCGAACACCGCGGCCACGGCCGCACCGGCCGACGCGGCGCCGGCCGCGGTCTCCGCCGACGCCTCCTCGCTCAGCTACGTGGTCAACGTCAAGGGCGGGCACGCCACGTCGGCGTACGTGAAGAAGGCGATCGCCAAGGCCGGCGGCACCGTCGTGACGTCGTACGACAAGATCGGCGTCATCGTCGTCCACTCGTCGAACGCCGACTTCGCGAAGACCATCCGCACGGTGCGCGGGGTGCAGTCGGCCGGCGCCACCCGCAACGCGCCGCTGCCGTCGGCGGTCACCGCGGACATGGGCGCCCCGAAGGCGCTCAGCGCCGCCGAGATCGCCCGGGCCGAGTCGGCCGCGGCCGCGGACCAGGACCCGCTCCAGGGCCTGCAGTGGGACCTGCCCGCCATCAAGGCGGACAAGGCGCACGAGAAGTCGCTTGGCAGCTCCAAGGTGACCGTCGCCGTCATCGACACCGGCGTCGACGACACCCACCCGGACATCGCGCCCAACTTCGACCGGGCCGCGTCGGTCAACTGCGTGACGGGCAAGCCGGACACGAGCGACGGCGCCTGGCGGCCGGGCGCGCAGGAGAGCCCGCACGGCACGCACGTCGCCGGTGAGATCGCCGCCGCCAAGAACGGCGTCGGCATGACCGGTGTCGCGCCCGGCGTGAAGGTCTCCGGCATCAAGGTGTCCAACCCGGACGGCTACTTCTACACCGAGGCCGTGGTGTGCGGCTTCATGTGGGCGGCCGAGCACGGGGTCGACGTCACCAACAACAGCTATTACACCGACCCCTGGTACTTCAACTGCAAGAACGACCCGGACCAGACGGCGCTCCTCGAGGCCGTCACCCGGGCCACCCGGTACGCGGAGCGCAAGGGCGCGGTGAACGTGGCCGCGGCCGGCAACGAGAACTACGACCTCGCCGCCGACGAGATCACCGACCCGGTCTCCCCGAACGACGGCACCCCGTCGGACCGGGTGATCGACCCGACCGAGTGCCTCGACATCCCGACGCAGCTGCCGGGTGTCGTGACGGTCGCGGCGACCGGCGCCAAGGGCCTGAAGTCGTCGTTCTCCAACTACGGCCGGGGTGTCATCGACATCGCCGCGCCCGGCGGCGACTCCACGCGCTACCAGACGCCGGAGCCGCCGGCCACCAGCGGCCTGATCCTGGGCACACTGCCCGGCGGGTCGTGGGGCTACATGGCGGGCACGTCGATGGCGTCCCCGCACGTCGCGGGCGTCGCCGCGCTGATCAAGTCGACGCACCCGAAGGCCTCGCCGGCGCTGGTCAAGGCCATGCTGTACGCGCAGGCCGACGCCACCGCGTGCACGGACCCGTACGACATCGACGGCGACGGCAAGGTCGACGCGGTGTGCGAGGGCCCGAAGAACCGCAACGGCTTCTACGGCTGGGGCACCGCCGACGCGCTGGACGCGGTGACGCGGTAG
- a CDS encoding GlsB/YeaQ/YmgE family stress response membrane protein: MGWLWAIIVGFVLGLIAKAVIPGKQHSPLWLTTICGILGAIVGNSMARGFGIEETPGFDWGRHIFQLGAAIVIVFIVDMLYTSMKRKRHEQQRV; the protein is encoded by the coding sequence ATGGGCTGGTTGTGGGCGATCATCGTGGGCTTCGTGCTGGGGTTGATCGCCAAAGCGGTGATTCCCGGCAAGCAGCACAGTCCCCTGTGGCTGACCACCATCTGCGGCATCCTCGGCGCCATCGTGGGCAACTCGATGGCGCGGGGCTTCGGGATCGAGGAGACCCCCGGCTTCGACTGGGGCCGGCACATCTTCCAGCTGGGCGCGGCGATCGTCATCGTCTTCATCGTGGACATGCTGTACACCTCGATGAAGCGCAAGCGGCACGAGCAGCAACGGGTCTGA
- a CDS encoding CoA transferase, whose amino-acid sequence MTDITSVWSALGGDPALLARVSRVERPGTLPARLPVRESARSCVGACALAAAELGARRTGGGVPAVTVDDGAVAAAFTSERHLLVGGRAPETFAPLSRFWRTADGWVRTHANYPHHRARLLAALDVPGDPDAVAAALAERSAREAEEAVYAAGGLAIALRTPEEWAAHPQGAEVAKRPLVERERLDSAAARDLPPLGTGAGPLLPAAGLRVLDLTRVIAGPVATRTLALLGADVLRLDAPGLPELPGQHADTGFGKRSALLDLTADREVFEELLATADVVVTGYRPGALDRLGLTAGALAERRPGVVVAQLSAWGAYGPWGGRRGFDSLVQVATGIAATEGSAAGRPGVLPAQALDHGTGYLLAAGVLRAVGEQVEAGGSRVVRVALARTAGWLLAGASRGDGVSSSGDVAVGGWLSERESALGRLRYALSPVVFEGGPRDWGRGPGGWGADPARWV is encoded by the coding sequence ATGACCGACATCACGTCCGTGTGGTCCGCCCTCGGCGGCGACCCCGCCCTGCTCGCGCGCGTGTCCCGGGTCGAACGGCCCGGCACGCTCCCCGCCCGCCTGCCCGTACGGGAGTCGGCGCGCTCCTGCGTCGGCGCGTGCGCGCTGGCCGCCGCCGAGCTGGGGGCCCGGCGTACGGGCGGCGGGGTGCCGGCGGTGACGGTGGACGACGGCGCGGTGGCCGCCGCGTTCACCAGCGAGCGGCATCTGCTGGTCGGCGGGCGGGCCCCGGAGACCTTCGCGCCGCTGTCGCGGTTCTGGCGGACCGCCGACGGGTGGGTGCGCACGCACGCCAACTACCCGCACCACCGGGCCCGGCTGCTGGCCGCGCTGGACGTGCCCGGGGACCCGGACGCGGTGGCGGCGGCGCTCGCGGAGCGCTCCGCGCGCGAGGCCGAGGAGGCGGTGTACGCGGCCGGGGGTCTCGCCATCGCCCTGCGGACGCCCGAGGAGTGGGCGGCGCACCCGCAGGGCGCGGAGGTGGCGAAGCGCCCCCTGGTGGAGCGGGAGCGGCTGGACTCGGCAGCCGCGCGGGACCTCCCGCCGCTGGGGACGGGCGCGGGTCCGCTGCTGCCCGCGGCGGGGCTGCGGGTGCTGGACCTCACCCGGGTCATCGCGGGCCCGGTCGCCACCCGGACGCTCGCCCTGCTCGGCGCGGACGTGCTGCGCCTGGACGCGCCGGGGCTGCCCGAACTCCCCGGGCAGCACGCCGACACGGGGTTCGGGAAGCGGTCGGCGCTGCTGGACCTGACGGCCGACCGGGAGGTGTTCGAGGAACTGCTCGCGACGGCGGACGTGGTGGTGACCGGGTACCGTCCGGGCGCCCTGGACCGTCTCGGGCTGACCGCCGGGGCGCTGGCCGAACGGCGGCCCGGGGTGGTGGTGGCGCAGCTGTCGGCGTGGGGCGCGTACGGGCCGTGGGGCGGGCGGCGGGGGTTCGACAGTCTGGTGCAGGTGGCCACGGGGATCGCGGCGACGGAAGGGTCGGCGGCGGGGCGGCCGGGGGTGCTGCCGGCGCAGGCGCTCGACCACGGCACGGGGTATCTGCTGGCGGCGGGGGTGTTGCGGGCGGTCGGTGAGCAGGTGGAGGCGGGGGGCAGCAGGGTGGTGCGGGTGGCGTTGGCGCGGACCGCGGGGTGGTTGCTGGCGGGGGCTTCCCGGGGGGACGGGGTGTCCTCTTCCGGTGACGTGGCTGTCGGGGGGTGGCTGTCGGAGCGGGAGAGTGCGCTGGGGAGGCTGCGGTACGCCTTGTCGCCGGTGGTGTTCGAGGGTGGGCCGCGTGACTGGGGGCGGGGGCCGGGGGGTTGGGGTGCCGATCCGGCGCGGTGGGTTTGA
- a CDS encoding CopD family protein, which yields MRTGVGVDGGRRRAVGVLVLVGVGALIPLLGPSPALHGTGEADAPGTGGIALLRTVLFAALSVPVGELFVKRMARSVPGAPAAAPRSWSTAANSVGFVAALGLASVVATGNLVPGGLADIDVGGLYGSRDGKLALLEVNAFLAAALCAASGRPGTQAWPLAAVIVAEALRAHPTTEYSPLIGSGLTLVHLVCASLWAGGLLQVLRTLRRWPRGEAAVALLGRYARVAAALLVAITATGVGSSLRRMPPETVLEQLTDTAYGRVLLAKVVLMAGVAALALWSRIRLARAADPLTACSPARAEVYALGAVVAVSGLLTALPVPIRW from the coding sequence ATGAGAACCGGGGTCGGGGTGGACGGTGGGCGGCGGCGGGCCGTCGGGGTGCTCGTGCTGGTGGGGGTGGGCGCCTTGATACCGCTGCTCGGGCCGTCGCCCGCGCTGCACGGCACCGGGGAGGCCGACGCGCCCGGCACCGGTGGCATAGCCCTGCTGCGGACGGTGCTGTTCGCCGCGCTGTCCGTACCCGTCGGCGAGCTGTTCGTGAAGCGGATGGCGCGTTCGGTGCCCGGCGCTCCCGCCGCCGCGCCCCGGAGTTGGTCCACCGCGGCGAACTCCGTCGGCTTCGTGGCCGCCCTCGGACTCGCCTCCGTCGTGGCCACCGGCAACCTGGTTCCCGGCGGCCTCGCCGACATCGACGTCGGCGGTCTCTACGGCTCCAGGGACGGCAAACTCGCCCTCCTGGAGGTCAACGCGTTCCTCGCGGCGGCCCTGTGCGCGGCGTCCGGCCGCCCCGGCACCCAGGCGTGGCCGCTGGCCGCGGTGATCGTGGCGGAGGCGCTGCGGGCGCATCCGACGACCGAGTACAGCCCGCTGATCGGCTCCGGGCTGACCCTGGTGCACCTGGTCTGCGCCTCGCTCTGGGCGGGAGGCCTGCTGCAGGTGCTGCGCACCCTGCGACGGTGGCCGCGGGGGGAGGCGGCCGTCGCGCTGCTGGGGCGCTACGCCCGGGTGGCCGCCGCCCTCCTCGTCGCCATCACCGCGACGGGCGTGGGCAGTTCGCTGCGCCGGATGCCGCCGGAGACCGTCCTGGAGCAGCTGACGGACACGGCGTACGGGCGCGTCCTGCTCGCCAAGGTGGTCCTGATGGCGGGGGTCGCCGCGCTCGCCCTGTGGTCCCGGATCCGGCTGGCCCGCGCGGCGGATCCGCTGACCGCCTGCTCCCCCGCGCGGGCCGAGGTGTACGCGCTCGGCGCGGTGGTCGCGGTGTCGGGACTGCTGACGGCGCTTCCGGTGCCGATCCGCTGGTGA
- a CDS encoding S8 family serine peptidase has product MAHLRSRRRLVLAVPVVLSLTASLGFIPAAASAAPRTAAAEQAADAPALAYVVNTKADHRTIASVKRAIAAADGKVVATYDRIGVIVVHSANPDFGKEIRAVRGVQSAGATRTSPLTPAGTTDAGAADFVTAAEAARTRAASALTPGSEPLEADQWDLRAIGADKAAKINPGSGKVTVAVIDTGVDDTHPDLAPNFSASQSANCVGGKADTSEGAWRPYTADDYHGTHVAGEIAAARNGVGVAGVAPGVKVAGIKVSDPDSGLFYPENVVCAFVFAADHGVEITNNSYYVDPWLYNCMDDPDQKAIVDAVNRAQLYAQKKGTLHLASAGNSNHDLASDAIDDASSPNDSTPVERTIDPSECYDIPTQLPGVVTVSATGVQNLKSYYSTYGKGVVDVAAPGGDRRYQLPDTPSKDGRILSTMPNGQYAWLQGTSMASPHAAGVAALLKSKHPRATPAQLQALLKAQANNPGCPESYDQDGDGVQDATCEGGSRVNGFYGFGIVDALRAVK; this is encoded by the coding sequence ATGGCTCATCTGCGTTCCAGACGCCGGCTCGTCCTCGCCGTGCCCGTCGTGCTGTCCCTGACCGCCTCTCTCGGCTTCATTCCGGCGGCGGCCTCGGCGGCCCCGCGGACCGCGGCGGCCGAGCAGGCGGCGGACGCGCCCGCCCTGGCGTACGTCGTCAACACCAAGGCGGACCACCGCACCATCGCGTCGGTGAAGCGGGCGATCGCCGCCGCCGACGGGAAGGTCGTCGCCACGTACGACCGCATCGGCGTGATCGTCGTGCACTCGGCGAACCCGGACTTCGGCAAGGAGATCCGCGCGGTGCGCGGCGTCCAGTCGGCCGGCGCCACCCGTACCTCGCCGCTCACCCCGGCCGGGACCACCGACGCGGGCGCCGCCGACTTCGTGACGGCCGCCGAGGCCGCCAGGACGCGGGCCGCCTCCGCGCTGACCCCCGGCAGCGAGCCCCTCGAGGCCGACCAGTGGGACCTGCGGGCGATCGGCGCCGACAAGGCCGCGAAGATCAACCCGGGCAGCGGCAAGGTGACCGTCGCCGTGATCGACACCGGCGTCGACGACACCCACCCGGACCTCGCCCCGAACTTCTCCGCCTCCCAGTCGGCCAACTGCGTCGGCGGCAAGGCGGACACCAGCGAGGGCGCCTGGCGGCCGTACACGGCCGACGACTACCACGGCACCCATGTCGCCGGTGAGATCGCCGCGGCCCGCAACGGTGTCGGCGTCGCCGGCGTCGCTCCCGGCGTCAAGGTGGCCGGCATCAAGGTCAGCGACCCGGACAGCGGCCTGTTCTACCCGGAGAACGTCGTCTGCGCGTTCGTCTTCGCCGCCGACCACGGCGTGGAGATCACGAACAACAGCTACTACGTGGACCCGTGGCTGTACAACTGCATGGACGACCCGGACCAGAAGGCGATCGTCGACGCGGTCAACCGGGCCCAGCTGTACGCCCAGAAGAAGGGCACGCTGCACCTCGCCTCGGCCGGCAACTCCAACCACGACCTGGCCTCCGACGCCATCGACGACGCGTCCAGCCCGAACGACAGCACGCCGGTCGAGCGCACCATCGACCCGTCCGAGTGCTACGACATCCCGACCCAGCTGCCGGGCGTCGTCACGGTCAGCGCGACGGGCGTGCAGAACCTCAAGTCGTACTACTCCACGTACGGCAAGGGCGTCGTCGACGTCGCCGCGCCCGGCGGCGACCGCCGCTACCAGCTGCCGGACACCCCGTCGAAGGACGGCCGCATCCTGTCCACCATGCCGAACGGCCAGTACGCCTGGCTGCAGGGCACCTCGATGGCCTCCCCGCACGCCGCCGGCGTCGCCGCGCTGCTGAAGTCCAAGCACCCGCGGGCCACCCCGGCCCAGCTGCAGGCGCTGCTGAAGGCCCAGGCGAACAACCCGGGCTGTCCCGAGTCCTACGACCAGGACGGCGACGGCGTGCAGGACGCGACCTGCGAGGGCGGCAGCCGGGTCAACGGCTTCTACGGCTTCGGCATCGTCGACGCGCTGCGCGCCGTCAAGTGA